tgtgcttCTCTAAAGGAAAGTTTTTCAAAGAACGTTTTAAATTAccagtaatatttttttctaatgaCAATGGTTTCAAATTTGGCTTTATAATTGGAGGATTTTTAAAACCTGCCTAAAAAAATCCTGCCTGCCTCCCTAAAAACCTGCCTGAAAGCTAACAGATTTTTTTGTATCAAACTTCTACGGTTCGTCCTTTAaacttttttggaaaagtgaAAAGTACACTAATGGTCGGCATCGAAGCAGCAGGAGGCCAAAATCCGCAACCGAAACCAAATCCTGTTCAGTGGGTTGCCGTTTTAATTGTGTTCCTGAGAGCTGCTCGCTGGGCGGCTTTGCGTCCATGAGCGCAAAATGGGAACGCATTGTTGGCCGTGTCTGCCAGTGACTGCAGCTGTCAATTAAACGCTGATTGACTTTGCATCCAAAGGACAGGGATTGACGCACGATGCGTATGATTAACGTCGAATGTGGTCTCCAGGCTGGATCCTGTTTTTCTGCcatcctgctcctgctgatTTAGCCCCTCTGTTCAGGATTCTAGCCGAGGCTTTGGCCATTTGCTTGTGGACATACCAGAACTGCATTTCCAGtgagaaaaatttaatataagaACAAgttacttatatttttaaaaacagtgAGAACCCTTTAGGTTTAATGATTCTTTTctaatttaaacttttaaaatgaatattaaaaatgttcaaaagtTTACCGGTCACCGGTTAATTATTTTTCCCCTGCATTCACGAGTGTGCTTCATTTAACTTGGTTGTGGTTGGACGGGTGCGCTGAAAAGTGGTGTGTGGAAATTGAGGGAAAGCAGGAGCTGGAACAGCAGTTGTTGATGTCCCAGGCCCATTACTCAGAAAGTAGGCCAAGCGCGTTTGAAGTTGCCACTGCGTTTGCTTGTGTGAGCTGACTGCTATTTTTATACGCCTCAAGTAGAGCCAGAGGTTTATACTCCCCGTCTTTTTCGCTCCATGCCGTGTCGACTCTGTCCGCCTGGCTGTGCCAGTTTTCGGTTTCGTTTTATTGCGCCTTTGGCCACTGTTGCTTCTAACGCACTTCAAACTGCCGAGCCGCTGACCTACTGAGCATTATTAGCCGGCTCCACGGCCCTTGGCTCAGAGTTTTTGGCCCAAGTCCCTGGTCTCTGCCGgcgccactgccactgcccctGTCTCTGCCAACGTTGACGCTGCCTGTCAAGCGTCGAAAATCGATATAAAAACTAAAGGAAAAGTGCCAAGAAGGTCTAACCCTATGCCAAGCCTAGAGAACTTTAATATACCCTCTTTATTAAAGTATAACCCAGATGGTCTTCTATTTGATGTATGCTTTTTACAAAAGCAAAACCctaaatgaatttaaaatttaaaatattaacctAAGAATAGGGTATTTCTTGTCTTAATGAGCTTAATTCGGATGGAAGGACCCACGCCCAGAACAAGTAAAGACTTCCTGCTGCCATCGGAGGAACTGCTGGTCTAGCCGCACTGACTGCGGCTGTCGGCTGCTTGGCTGTAGTTCGGTGGCTGTGGCCGTAGCTGCGGCTGTTGGTTGGTGTCGTGTGGCTGCGCCTTTTGACCCACCTACCTAACCGCCCCCGCCGTCGGTTCCCGCAGTTTCCCCCACAAGCTCTTAGCCAAATTGCTGCAGccaaaaaaaacgcaaaaataacaacaacagaaaccGACGGGGTGAGAATACTGGAGAGAGGAAGCGAAATAACTTGTAAACTTGCGGCACGCAATTTGCAATTACTTAGCCGTCGACTCCTGGCGCCGATTGTTGCAAAAGGACATTAACGCATGCAAAGGACAAAAGAGCCACAGCCAAAAGTGAAACGGTCCCCTCCCTCACGACTTTCTTGTTTGCTGTTTTCTATTGAtttaacaacaacaaggcgGTGGGCACTTCCGCTTCCGCCTAggttgcgtatacgccgcgtGTACTTTTTCGAACAGGTCATATGGCTGCGTAAAAGTCGCGTGCTCCACAGAACAAATTTGGACCGGTTATTCGGACAGGCTAGGATGCCCAAGAACATTCATTAGCGACGGTCGTTGGTGGTAATTACCCGCACTGGCTGGTGGCCAGTCGATGGCCCAGCAAACGATTTCCGCTGCGATTCGCGGCACTTCATTCACATTCACTGCACAAACACATGGCTCGACACTCgcgttgttttttttgtgtttgctcAGCCAGTTTCCTTGTTTCCCGACGCTGGCCAAAATTTTCTCTTACTCATTTATTAGCGTATTACGCGCGCATTTTCCGGCTCAGCAACACGCCCGCACGCCACGGAGCTTCTTGGCCAAGTGAAGTGCCCGTTGGCCAGCAGCTACCGCTTCGCTCTAAGCGAGTACCGACTGTGGCCCAGGGGGGTCCTATGGCCGGCGAGGGGCTGCCCGCCCATGCGCACTGGCCAACCACATGACTCCGGAATGCACTGGGAGCGAACCGGAGAATCGGAGAACCCACAAATGTGTTCgcaatatttacaatttcaacCTGCCAGGCGGTCTTTCATTCAACTGTCAGTTTGCGGGAGAGATATCCTCAAAGAGGCAGCCGGAGAGCGAGAGACTGACAAAGACTTATGGAGAAAttgagaaaagaaaaagggaAATGTCAGAGCGCAAGCTTCGCTGCACAGAGGCGTCGAGATAAGCTTTTTGGGGGTGTTTATTCCTAACATAGAATCCTTGAAACAACAAGTTTTCCTGGATTTAGAGTTgaaaaatcttgaaaaattatatttttaaaccataatagataaaataataatgaatttatttaaacgctaatattatttatattaaaatgatCTCAAATATAGTTagttatttttacaaaaaaaggtgaaccaaattttttacaaaatatttgtttttggtgctaaaaattctaaaatttgaaattatttcatagtataaatatattatttaagtaATATAGTATTAGTTTCCAATtgaattattgtttttaaaagttaaatgcCGGTAAACGCTGCTGGGGCAACCAACAAATCGCCTGCGCCTGCTCTGTTGTCCCCGGCAACCAGTGGCCAGAATAAATAAGTGCCCAGGTGTCATGTGGTGGGTTAAGAGTATAGAGGGGCTCGCAGGAGCAGGGATTTGGGGGTGGCTCAACTGGGCCCAGTGACCAAGCAGTCGACGGTTGGCAGCGCCACCGCAAGGCAGCCCAAGAGTCATAGTTGCAAGAAACGTGGAATGTGCCAACTTTTCGCGGGCAAATCCGGAGACGGGGGTAACCAGCGACGGAGGAGCAACTTCTAGCCGCACCTGCCCCAACCGGGCGGTCAGGTGTCAATCAGAAATTCTACAACGAAAGGTGAAACATATCCAACCAACTGAAAATCGAACTCAGTAAACAATTATCTACGACTCAGGTCGGCGTCAAAATTCATAGTTCTCCTTGAATAAGTTTTGGATTTCGGCAGTTCTCGATACAATCTACAGAAAGACACACGTGTTTCCCAAAATAAGCCATACGTTGCTCATTCcctcaaataaataaacaaataatacaCTTATATTAAAACTCGATAAAGGCGAGAACTTCCTCATAACTTCCAATAAATATGTCGGAGCGTGGGGAGAACTCTGACGAGGAGTATTACGTTAACGAGGACTTTGAAGAGGACTCTCAATCCGAACTGGAAGAACAGGAAACAGAAGAGGAAGGCCAAGATGGGCCGGACGATGACGGTGATGATACTGAGATTGAGGTGGAGGAGCTAGTCCAGATCCAGAAACAGTCCAGATCAGCACACCTTGAGGAAAGCGACACTCAGAGCGAGAGCGATGTTGAGGCCGAGTTTATGCGCGGAAACGTAAGTCCTAATCCTGTGCAGGAGCTCACCATCTCAGAGTTCAGTCTGACCGCCCCTGTTCCCACACCACGCCCACAGCCTCATGCCCGCCGGGTCTTGGGCGGAAGAACCTCTGGCCGTGGTTTTAATCGCGACCGAATGCCCATTTATCCCAGCTCCTCGTCTGATGACGAGAGCCAGGTCATTGTAACCAAGACCGTGGCCGAGGTCAACCATATTAGTTTGCAAATGGACTCGGGTCTCGACGACGAAACGCCGTCAGTGCGCACCTTAAAGCCAGACAGTGCCCGATTCCCCgatgaggacgaggacgacACGGAAACCGAAGTCGAGGAGATCGAAGAAGAGGAGGATGAAGAGGTAGTAGAGGACGACGAGGATGCACAGAGTGATGGGACGATTGAATCTAATAAGGGCCACCATATCGCAGAAGAGAGCGATGAGGACCAGGGCACTGACGTCGAGGTGGAGCAACTGGAGGAGGATGAGCCCGTAATCGAGGCTAAGACCATGCGTCCTGAGACTCAGAAGCAACAAGAGGACATCGTTTCTCTGGTAGATGCTAGTGACAATAGCAGCGAGTACAGTGTGGTTACTATGGGTAGGGCTGGCCAAGAGAGTGATGTCACTTTAGAAGATTCTTCTCCTCGATTaaaggtgagttttttttttagtttttagctTATATTTTAACCAAGAACTTTATCCGTTTATGAACAGTCGAAACTCGAAAAAGAACCCTCTGATACAGTATTAGAGTCACAGAATGCTCCCTCCTTTGAGCCCCAGACACCCCAGGGAAAGCATCAGGAAGAGACTGCCCCGGCCTCTATGCCCATTCTGCCGCCTTTAAAACAGCTCGATGAATTCTTATACAGTGAAGACGGCTCACTAATCTCCCAGCCTGATACGGCAACCGTTAAGTACCTGGAGCATCAAATGGCCCAAATGTCCGAGATGATAATGAAGACCTTCCGCATGAACGGAGGCGCTACCAATAGCCAAGCCTTCGAACAATTGGCTGCGGCAACGGAACTGATGCAAAAGCGTGGTCTGGAACGCGATGAGACTGAATCGGAGGCGAACTCCATTACGGAATCTGCATTGACCAGTGCTAGAAGCTGTGGCGGAAGATTACGGCCACCAATGCGGTCGCGTTTGCCACGATCTCAAGAGGCCCTACTCTCCACGAGATCCCCAATGGCAGGAAGACCCAAATGCCGATGCCCCTCTGAGTCAGATCTCATTGAACATGACCATGAAATAGAAATGGGCTTGAAAACTGATCCAAACATCGATATGGGAATGGGTATAGGACAAGAGGACTTCCTAATGGATGAATGTGGTCAGGGCGACGGTCTGATGATGCATCCACACCAACGTCGGCCTCCAGAATTCCACACACGTGCGGCAAGTGGAACGCCCAGCACTTTTACCACCGACGGAGGCAGCTATCCCATCAATGTCACACGTTCCCGCTGTTccaatgaaaaaataaagtaagtGGTATAATAGATCATGGAagagcaaaaattaaaaaatttttaacccatttaGTTACAAAAATCTCGGACGTAAAAGCTTTAGTTTTACCAATCCACAAGTGCGTGAAATTGAACGACAAAATCAAATCCTGCTCAGGAAGATGATGACTGTGAAGCCCACGGCTACGATCAAGGCGAGCACCAGTAGCCTAAAGATCAACACCAATGCTCCCGAAAAGGTGAGACCTAATGCAACCCATTGTGAATTATTACTTGATCCTGTATATCTCAATTTCAGAGTCAGCAACCGCCGGCCCCGCGTCTCTCCAGCGCTGCAGTGAATCGAAAAAAGTACCAGCGCCAGATCGACCTGGACAACGATATACTGAAGCGGAAACTGGAGGCTATCGGCACCCGGCGCCCACAATTCAAGTGAAGCCTATTCGGGCAGCCCCATCTGTGTTCATTACTTGTTTAGATGTGTTTTAAGTgaatttacaaaattaaaatttattgcaaGTTAAGAAGTGTACAAAATCGAATTTTTATGCATCTGGTTGTAGATTTTAAACatgtataattttatttaaacaaatagAAGGTTCAATTGGTGAACTGGTTAAACTATTTCTCAAAAGTGCAAACAATGTGTATAATTTAATCCAGCAAAAATTTTAGCATATAAATTCTGAACAACAATAAGATACTAATGAAGACGCATACAAGATTAACATGCTTTTTGTATAAATGTATAAAGTTTTCTTATCATTACATATTCAATTGAAAGTCTAGTAAATTAACAATGGAATAATTTGTAAAATCTTAtgaaattggtaaaaatatcctAGTAATGCAAACTAAATGTATAAGATCAAAAATTTCCCAAATGTGCACTGAAAACGGGCCGTGTCCAAAACCTTTCACAACGCCACCTCGTTCATTTTTGACAGAAATTTCTCGCCCAAGGCCTTTACTGCTTTAAAGGCAGTTTCGCCGTTTTCTTCTTTAAATTTCTCTTCATTTTtgagttttgttttttctcgCTGTTCCAAGTCCCGATAAATAACTTGACCaatctgaaaaaaattgtGAATCCTTCGCACATctccaaaaatatatttcaattcAATACTTACGTAGACATCGATGGCGGCATACATAAGTTGATTCTCGTCCAGCGGGATGACATGCCACTTACTCATGCGCACTTTCTTGCTTTTATCCATAGCCTTTCTGCATATAAAGTTGGCTAGACGTTCCAAGCTCCAGCGACCGCCAGTTTCACAAATCGTATTGCACCAAACGCCCAAGTCCACACATTTTTCGATCAACGCATCGGCGGATACTTCGGGGTAATCCCTTTGCAATTTACGGAAATCACTTAAAAACCAAATGAGTTAGCAAGTGAAATGAggtgaaacaaaaatattttctagcTAAACTTATACTTACGCCTTAATGTTAACTCCATGTAGTCGCACTTTGGGATGATTAATAAGGGCCACCAGAGCCGATGGTAGTTTCTTTACGTTGGTCAGCTGGTAGATATAACAACATTTTTCGTCTACGCATATCTGAATGACTGAGGTCTTTCCTGGTCCGGTTTGAAAGGAGAATGGCCACTCCATGTCAAAAGCCATAGGTACAACTTCCTCCTTCTGTTTATCTACCCATTGCCTAATCGGATGAAAAAGTAAATACATAATATTTATCCTAAGAAATTCTTGTAATACTCACATGACATCGTCGGCCGAAGCAGCAATGTCTTGACTCTctgtataatattttatggCCCCCTTGTACTTGATGAAAGGAAGTTTTTCGGGTTTTTCCTTCTCGGGGGATGGAGTTCCACTATCTGCCATAGAACGGGTGCTCCTAGTGGTTCTGGTGCTGCGACGTTTAGGTGGATTCTCGCTTTCCACAGTCTCCTTGTCCTGAGTCTAAATTAAATGTTTgaatatataaacaaaaatacatttatgGTACATCTTACGATTTCAGGAGTATCCAAAGTCTTCCGCTTTCCAGTTGATCTTCCAGTTCTCCCTGCTTTGGTTTGCTTAGGAGTATTATCCTCTTCGGTGTTTTCCTTCTCCTTTGCCTAAGAGTTAAGCATTAGtagttaaataaaaatataaaattgaaGATAAAGTACCTGCTTCGGAGTATCCTTTTTTCCTTGGCGACTTGTCGTTTTAGGAGTTTCTTTTTTGGCGACCTCTTTCTACACAATTATGATGGTATTTGAAGtgttttgtaatattttcCTAATACTTTCAACTACTTACCTTATCAGGAACCATTtcgttattatttttgtttggcaattttattaaatatttatccattaatttattttgtttgttgatgATGAGATTTTTGTTAGTATAGTTTCTTCCCGCCAAAAATTCAAAGTGGCAgtatttcaataaaaagaaatcttTAAGATATTGTATCTAGCTATATTCTAGCTAGGTATATTTcggtattttttaatatttattttaagatacattttcttggtaatttattaaagttttaaacaaatttgatAATAGTTTATTGAATTTACAAAATCTTTATTCTAATAgtgtgtttattttatttatatgatccttgtttttgaaaaatcccGCCTATCTAAAATACTGCATACTTTCGCTAGTTTTGATTCAAATTGTTACTATCTGGGCACACTTACCCAAAAGCCGCATTAAATAGATGATAGTTGTGTTTATATCCAAAAATCCCTTAAGAAGGCTGAAAACTTTGACGTAAAACGATGTCTGCCAACGTATCCACCCATTACATATCGGAGAAGGTATCCCGGGTGCGCTGGCTTCCGGAACAGTTGCTGCAGAGTGAGCGCTTTATTACCGG
The Drosophila bipectinata strain 14024-0381.07 chromosome 3R, DbipHiC1v2, whole genome shotgun sequence DNA segment above includes these coding regions:
- the WRNexo gene encoding 3'-5' exonuclease — protein: MDKYLIKLPNKNNNEMVPDKKEVAKKETPKTTSRQGKKDTPKQAKEKENTEEDNTPKQTKAGRTGRSTGKRKTLDTPEITQDKETVESENPPKRRSTRTTRSTRSMADSGTPSPEKEKPEKLPFIKYKGAIKYYTESQDIAASADDVMQWVDKQKEEVVPMAFDMEWPFSFQTGPGKTSVIQICVDEKCCYIYQLTNVKKLPSALVALINHPKVRLHGVNIKADFRKLQRDYPEVSADALIEKCVDLGVWCNTICETGGRWSLERLANFICRKAMDKSKKVRMSKWHVIPLDENQLMYAAIDVYIGQVIYRDLEQREKTKLKNEEKFKEENGETAFKAVKALGEKFLSKMNEVAL
- the hmw gene encoding protein hemingway, producing MSERGENSDEEYYVNEDFEEDSQSELEEQETEEEGQDGPDDDGDDTEIEVEELVQIQKQSRSAHLEESDTQSESDVEAEFMRGNPHARRVLGGRTSGRGFNRDRMPIYPSSSSDDESQVIVTKTVAEVNHISLQMDSGLDDETPSVRTLKPDSARFPDEDEDDTETEVEEIEEEEDEEVVEDDEDAQSDGTIESNKGHHIAEESDEDQGTDVEVEQLEEDEPVIEAKTMRPETQKQQEDIVSLVDASDNSSEYSVVTMGRAGQESDVTLEDSSPRLKSKLEKEPSDTVLESQNAPSFEPQTPQGKHQEETAPASMPILPPLKQLDEFLYSEDGSLISQPDTATVKYLEHQMAQMSEMIMKTFRMNGGATNSQAFEQLAAATELMQKRGLERDETESEANSITESALTSARSCGGRLRPPMRSRLPRSQEALLSTRSPMAGRPKCRCPSESDLIEHDHEIEMGLKTDPNIDMGMGIGQEDFLMDECGQGDGLMMHPHQRRPPEFHTRAASGTPSTFTTDGGSYPINVTRSRCSNEKINYKNLGRKSFSFTNPQVREIERQNQILLRKMMTVKPTATIKASTSSLKINTNAPEKSQQPPAPRLSSAAVNRKKYQRQIDLDNDILKRKLEAIGTRRPQFK